One window of Halorussus sp. MSC15.2 genomic DNA carries:
- a CDS encoding MBL fold metallo-hydrolase, which produces MFRRLSIPTPFQVGPVNAYLAGRTLVDPGPGSEEAWAALLDGLEARGLGPTDIERVLITHPHPDHFGLASRLREAGARVVASPTTAEIVADFETRLDYEQSYFVSFFERHGMARSTAETVTDLPESFLRVAPGVETDRTLGDGETVEVAGTDVTAEAVQGHAPGETIFTYQTDDGEDHAVVGDHVLSEITPNPLLQPPLEEGGERPRVLPAFNRSLADLRERDFDRFLPGHREEIDRPSERIGEVLESHEERTRNVKEIVAGGPTTAVEVMNELFADLPATEYFSGMSEAVGHLDVLDERGEVDAREQGGVVVWEVAE; this is translated from the coding sequence ATGTTCAGGCGGCTTTCGATACCGACGCCGTTTCAGGTCGGCCCCGTCAACGCCTACCTCGCCGGCCGGACGCTCGTCGACCCCGGACCGGGCAGCGAGGAGGCGTGGGCCGCGTTGCTCGACGGTCTCGAAGCGCGCGGGTTGGGACCGACCGACATCGAGCGAGTGTTGATTACCCACCCCCACCCCGACCACTTCGGACTGGCGAGTCGCCTCCGCGAGGCGGGCGCGCGAGTCGTCGCCAGCCCCACGACCGCCGAAATCGTCGCCGACTTCGAGACCAGACTCGACTACGAGCAGTCGTACTTCGTTTCGTTCTTCGAGCGTCACGGGATGGCCCGCTCGACCGCCGAGACCGTGACCGACCTCCCCGAGTCGTTCCTCAGAGTCGCGCCCGGCGTCGAGACCGACCGGACGCTCGGTGACGGCGAGACCGTGGAAGTCGCCGGGACCGACGTCACTGCCGAGGCGGTACAGGGCCACGCGCCCGGCGAGACCATCTTCACCTACCAGACCGACGACGGCGAGGACCACGCCGTCGTCGGCGACCACGTACTGAGCGAAATCACGCCGAACCCGCTCCTGCAACCCCCCTTGGAAGAGGGCGGCGAGCGTCCGCGCGTCCTCCCGGCGTTCAACCGCTCGCTGGCCGACCTCCGGGAGCGCGACTTCGACCGCTTCCTCCCGGGCCACCGCGAGGAGATAGACCGTCCGAGCGAGCGCATCGGCGAGGTGCTGGAGTCCCACGAGGAGCGCACCCGGAACGTGAAGGAAATCGTCGCGGGCGGCCCGACCACCGCGGTCGAGGTGATGAACGAACTGTTCGCCGACCTGCCCGCCACCGAGTACTTCTCCGGGATGAGCGAGGCGGTGGGCCACCTCGACGTGCTGGACGAGCGCGGCGAAGTGGACGCCCGCGAGCAGGGCGGCGTCGTCGTCTGGGAGGTGGCCGAGTGA
- a CDS encoding ATP-binding protein: protein MTSSDDRWVAAELRESLSAGDLPALAEAGLLSGDDLQYLLSYKRSVPDAEDTDRYQELLMQAVSEKMNGAIEAGNLSVMSHATGVKSKRVDTSSWQAVTELVDLWNSDDRDDMLNMMVYAPLPPEGPTGVGKTDFAYTVIEAGMRAYPGLSVASNNTSDEFADVQAWSELEEWLEEQDGTKAFLLDEAAQVLQFADMRAGKALSKLIKLLRKYQCHLIVISHTGKDIPKDIRRMVLLCRKESKKKATIGVGLDEVNGDMQIDRELLKLGNIPPARLEYESIDDKGEFVFDMNDEDEAGASEDDGDESPDRVKCRGVNKEGESCGTLTDHESGFCEWHRDQWDGDNDPRFE from the coding sequence GTGACGAGTAGTGATGATCGTTGGGTTGCCGCCGAACTACGCGAATCCCTCTCGGCAGGGGATCTCCCTGCCCTAGCCGAAGCCGGGTTGCTGTCGGGTGACGACCTGCAATACTTGTTGTCGTACAAGCGGTCTGTTCCGGACGCTGAAGATACTGACAGGTATCAAGAACTGTTGATGCAGGCCGTGTCTGAGAAGATGAACGGTGCTATCGAAGCCGGGAATCTGTCTGTGATGAGTCACGCAACGGGTGTGAAGTCCAAGAGAGTCGACACATCGTCGTGGCAGGCAGTTACAGAACTTGTGGACCTATGGAACTCTGACGACCGTGACGACATGCTGAACATGATGGTGTACGCCCCACTCCCTCCGGAAGGGCCTACAGGCGTCGGTAAAACCGATTTTGCGTACACGGTGATTGAGGCGGGTATGCGGGCGTATCCGGGGTTGTCGGTGGCGTCGAACAATACGAGTGACGAGTTCGCTGATGTGCAGGCATGGAGTGAGTTGGAGGAGTGGTTAGAAGAGCAGGACGGGACCAAAGCCTTCCTGCTCGATGAAGCCGCGCAAGTGCTTCAATTCGCGGATATGCGGGCAGGGAAGGCGCTCAGTAAACTCATCAAGCTCCTCCGAAAATATCAGTGCCACCTCATCGTCATTTCGCATACCGGGAAGGACATCCCGAAAGACATCCGCAGAATGGTGTTGCTATGCCGGAAGGAGTCGAAGAAGAAGGCCACCATCGGGGTTGGTCTAGACGAGGTGAACGGTGATATGCAGATTGACCGGGAACTGCTGAAACTCGGCAATATCCCTCCGGCACGGTTGGAGTACGAGTCGATCGACGACAAGGGAGAGTTCGTGTTCGACATGAACGACGAAGACGAGGCCGGGGCGTCGGAAGACGACGGTGACGAGTCGCCTGACCGGGTGAAATGCCGGGGTGTGAACAAGGAAGGCGAGTCGTGTGGGACTCTTACTGACCACGAATCAGGGTTCTGTGAGTGGCATCGTGACCAGTGGGATGGTGACAACGATCCACGGTTCGAATAG
- a CDS encoding Eco57I restriction-modification methylase domain-containing protein — MKGHVPTPDEVADHIVAKLFDGQKPEQGDRILYPGLGTGPFVAAVERYCEANDYPIPDGVGIDSDPELIAQARDNHTDRNVEVVERDFLDDVSDLGEFQFIVSNPPYVPIEGLDEDEKQRYKETFDTAVGRFDLYILFFEQSLDLLDDNGRLSFITPEKFEYVDTGAPLRRILTNHHIEEIEHVAEDTFSGLVTYPTITTLSNSEAEETRVVHRDGSTETVTLPGDGESWASTVRAGEIELDETGVTLGDVTVRVSCGLATGADSLFVMEEDEVPPQLEEWAWKTTSGRQLSTNDGPESGTRVICPYRKNGNLIPEDELGDLGDWLELNEERLRDRSCVEKGKVWYSWHENPPMQDVLQPKIVCPDIIEEPKFWLETEGDVIPRHSVYYIIPEDSVDLHELHDYLNTPEVQEWIEQHAQKAHNDYYRMQSRVLKKLPVPKDWGETVQQTLV; from the coding sequence ATGAAAGGCCATGTCCCAACGCCGGACGAGGTCGCTGACCATATCGTTGCAAAGTTGTTCGACGGACAGAAGCCAGAGCAAGGAGATCGAATCCTCTATCCCGGGTTGGGGACAGGCCCATTCGTTGCGGCAGTTGAACGGTACTGCGAAGCGAACGACTACCCGATTCCGGACGGGGTCGGTATCGACTCTGACCCGGAACTTATCGCGCAAGCACGGGACAACCATACTGACCGTAACGTCGAGGTTGTCGAACGGGACTTCCTCGACGATGTGTCCGATTTGGGTGAGTTCCAATTCATCGTCTCCAATCCGCCGTATGTCCCTATCGAAGGACTAGACGAGGACGAGAAACAACGGTACAAGGAGACATTCGATACGGCAGTTGGCCGGTTCGACCTTTACATCCTGTTCTTCGAGCAGTCGCTTGACCTACTGGACGATAACGGACGGCTTTCGTTCATCACGCCGGAGAAGTTCGAGTACGTTGATACCGGCGCTCCGCTTCGCCGTATCCTGACGAACCACCATATCGAGGAGATTGAACACGTTGCAGAGGACACGTTCAGTGGTCTCGTCACCTATCCTACGATTACTACTCTCAGTAACTCGGAGGCCGAGGAGACTCGTGTGGTTCATCGTGACGGGTCGACGGAGACTGTAACGCTTCCCGGCGACGGTGAGAGTTGGGCGAGTACCGTTCGCGCTGGTGAGATTGAACTAGACGAGACGGGTGTGACGCTTGGTGATGTGACCGTGCGTGTTTCCTGTGGATTGGCGACAGGGGCGGACTCGTTGTTCGTAATGGAGGAGGACGAAGTTCCGCCGCAGTTGGAGGAGTGGGCGTGGAAGACGACGTCGGGGCGGCAGCTCTCTACGAATGATGGTCCTGAGTCGGGGACACGAGTTATCTGTCCGTACAGGAAGAACGGGAATCTGATTCCGGAAGACGAACTTGGCGATCTTGGTGATTGGTTGGAGTTGAATGAGGAGCGGCTACGGGATCGGTCGTGTGTTGAGAAGGGGAAGGTGTGGTACAGTTGGCATGAGAATCCGCCGATGCAGGACGTTCTTCAGCCGAAAATCGTGTGTCCGGACATCATTGAGGAGCCGAAGTTCTGGTTGGAGACGGAGGGTGACGTAATTCCGCGTCACTCAGTGTACTATATCATTCCGGAGGATAGCGTTGACCTGCATGAACTGCATGACTATCTGAATACGCCGGAGGTGCAGGAGTGGATTGAGCAGCACGCTCAGAAGGCGCACAATGATTACTACCGGATGCAGAGCCGGGTGTTGAAGAAGCTCCCTGTTCCGAAGGACTGGGGAGAGACCGTCCAACAAACACTCGTCTAG
- a CDS encoding DUF262 domain-containing protein, translating to MSDNISLSARENTVRDILESSSQLQVPDYQREYAWDERQWDDFWNDLTSLLNGRDTHFFGSTVVIEHADTDPAILELVDGQQRFTTISILLCVIRDQYKTDRDWEDRAGHVQDNLIVKDSDYNEHPKLQLTLYNNDEYQAVLEGYASELDDCQLKAAYDYFTEQVEDRELEWVDDLRKELLNSMSLVTIECDSEVSAFRLFESLNNKGLDLSSVDLMKNHLFKIATEDPEINEGEIKALWEEGIRNLREVLQKPERFFRHYLMATELLNVSNSISSTRLYDVFQRVVDQDIYEAGLTLEDFVEDMREKSELYIDIVNCEVDFEWMDRRERQRVNAKLDDIKAIRNTQIRTLLLRLFEEFNEFSDVMQALRLIEVYLIRIGVANYGTGSYRDRVFATICTELSNESNPHRFIERRFREHSPSDAQFKAELKDYDFKQNDRTKYMLDQFEQEHFAHSGVGKQVADRDLVDIEHIAPRNSFSAKKYSTWQQYLDVSEDEFEQHYNRLGNLTLLESSMNATASDHPFEQKKREYETSDFEMTRKLCSYEDWSVDLIEERSEKLAEVAAEIWNFNNV from the coding sequence ATGTCGGACAATATCAGTCTCTCCGCACGCGAAAACACCGTTCGAGACATTCTAGAAAGCAGTTCCCAACTTCAAGTTCCAGACTACCAACGAGAATACGCATGGGATGAACGTCAATGGGATGACTTCTGGAATGACCTTACCTCCCTACTTAACGGACGCGACACCCACTTCTTCGGGTCTACTGTCGTTATTGAACACGCAGACACCGACCCCGCAATCCTTGAACTAGTCGACGGCCAACAACGCTTCACCACAATCTCAATTCTTCTCTGCGTCATCCGTGACCAATACAAGACCGACCGCGATTGGGAAGACCGGGCAGGACACGTTCAAGACAATCTCATCGTAAAGGATTCCGACTACAACGAACACCCAAAACTCCAACTTACACTTTATAACAACGACGAATATCAAGCTGTTCTAGAGGGATATGCGTCTGAGTTGGACGATTGCCAACTGAAAGCTGCTTACGATTACTTTACCGAACAGGTAGAAGACCGGGAGTTGGAGTGGGTTGACGATCTCCGGAAGGAACTCCTGAACTCAATGTCGTTAGTCACCATCGAATGTGACAGCGAGGTGTCCGCATTCCGGCTGTTTGAAAGTCTGAACAACAAAGGGTTGGACCTTTCGTCCGTGGACTTGATGAAGAATCACTTGTTCAAGATTGCGACAGAGGACCCTGAGATTAACGAGGGCGAGATTAAGGCGCTCTGGGAGGAAGGCATCCGGAATCTTCGGGAAGTTCTGCAGAAGCCTGAACGATTCTTCCGGCACTACCTCATGGCCACCGAATTGTTAAATGTGAGTAACTCTATTTCATCAACCCGTCTCTACGATGTATTCCAGCGAGTTGTCGATCAGGATATTTACGAGGCCGGATTGACGCTGGAAGATTTCGTAGAGGACATGCGTGAGAAGTCGGAGTTGTATATTGACATTGTGAACTGTGAAGTCGATTTTGAGTGGATGGATAGACGTGAGCGTCAACGTGTTAACGCGAAGCTGGATGACATCAAAGCGATTCGGAATACACAGATTCGGACGCTACTCCTTCGCCTGTTTGAAGAGTTCAATGAGTTTAGCGACGTGATGCAAGCCCTTCGGCTGATAGAGGTGTATCTAATCCGGATTGGAGTTGCGAACTACGGGACTGGGTCGTATCGTGACCGTGTGTTCGCAACCATCTGTACTGAGCTTTCTAATGAGTCGAATCCGCACCGCTTCATAGAGCGACGGTTCCGTGAACACAGTCCGTCTGATGCTCAGTTCAAGGCTGAGTTGAAGGATTACGACTTCAAGCAGAATGACCGAACGAAGTACATGCTGGACCAGTTCGAACAAGAGCATTTTGCTCACTCTGGCGTTGGGAAGCAGGTTGCAGACCGGGACTTAGTTGACATTGAGCATATCGCGCCTCGGAACAGTTTCTCTGCGAAAAAGTACAGTACATGGCAACAGTATCTAGACGTGAGTGAGGACGAGTTCGAACAGCATTATAACCGGCTTGGGAATTTGACGCTCTTGGAGAGTAGTATGAATGCGACTGCGTCTGACCATCCGTTTGAGCAGAAGAAACGTGAGTACGAGACCTCGGATTTCGAGATGACTCGCAAGCTCTGTTCATATGAAGATTGGTCTGTTGACTTGATAGAGGAGCGGTCGGAGAAACTGGCAGAGGTTGCTGCCGAGATCTGGAATTTCAACAACGTCTAA
- a CDS encoding site-specific integrase, giving the protein MSTSTNTQTQTEEKAKAWLKPEQVDELRTATVAESADYLSLRNDTIIAVLYDTGLRVGELVQLDVDMLDLDEGIIMLPAHVQKDYPNANSPTYTEIELATDTVRTLRNYINSRWKDPDALFPSRQSERMTEESVRNVVEDAAEDGDVRPFTVGGRGEPSEITPHTLRHSVAYRMLNREQGNTLYDVTKRLRHATIQTTERVYSHFDRV; this is encoded by the coding sequence ATGAGTACCTCAACAAATACCCAAACTCAGACAGAAGAGAAAGCAAAGGCATGGCTCAAACCAGAACAGGTAGACGAACTACGCACGGCCACAGTCGCAGAATCAGCCGACTACCTGTCGCTCCGGAATGACACCATCATTGCGGTGCTGTACGATACTGGTCTCCGGGTCGGTGAACTAGTCCAACTTGACGTTGATATGCTTGATCTCGATGAAGGTATCATCATGTTGCCTGCACACGTCCAGAAGGATTACCCGAACGCCAATTCCCCTACCTACACCGAGATTGAATTGGCCACGGATACCGTCCGAACGCTACGCAACTATATCAACAGCCGATGGAAAGACCCGGACGCACTCTTCCCGAGTCGGCAATCTGAACGAATGACGGAAGAGTCCGTCCGAAACGTCGTTGAAGACGCAGCAGAGGACGGTGATGTACGTCCGTTCACAGTAGGTGGTCGTGGCGAACCATCCGAGATCACGCCTCACACACTCCGCCATAGCGTCGCTTACCGGATGCTCAACCGCGAACAAGGAAACACGTTGTATGATGTGACGAAGAGGTTGCGACATGCAACCATCCAGACGACTGAGCGCGTGTACTCACACTTTGACCGCGTGTAG
- a CDS encoding site-specific integrase yields the protein MTRKLTPDDAVERYLNERKPEVSESTLYNYTYLLERFADWCNTQGIDYINEIDGFTIHDFKLLRRDTDDISNLTLHKNMCTLRTFIRHMESWDVVDDGLADNMILPEIDSETRDRKISAEQAHEMLEYLDKYEYGTKRHALFAILWDTGMRLGSVRSLDHGDYHPEEKYIELHHRPESDTPLKNAEGGEREVNLHAWVCEVLDDYLQMNRHNVTDDYGRKPLFTTKHGRPARSGLRMHITALSRPCHHTGECPHDRDQMECEAWTDREYAARCPSSISPHDIRRSSITEWLKRGHRKEIVSDRCDVSPKVLDKHYDVRTKTEKRELRRDAFGMD from the coding sequence ATGACTCGAAAACTTACCCCAGACGATGCAGTCGAACGATACCTCAACGAACGCAAACCCGAAGTCAGCGAATCAACCCTCTACAACTACACCTACCTCCTCGAACGGTTCGCAGACTGGTGCAACACCCAAGGAATCGACTACATCAACGAGATTGATGGATTCACCATCCACGACTTCAAACTCCTCAGACGCGACACAGACGACATTTCCAACCTCACCCTTCACAAAAATATGTGTACGCTCCGGACGTTCATCCGGCACATGGAGTCGTGGGATGTCGTAGACGATGGACTCGCGGACAACATGATTCTCCCCGAGATCGACTCTGAAACCCGTGACAGGAAAATCAGCGCAGAACAAGCGCACGAGATGCTGGAGTACCTCGACAAATACGAGTACGGAACAAAGAGACACGCGCTATTTGCGATTCTGTGGGATACAGGAATGCGGTTAGGGTCTGTCCGTTCACTAGACCATGGCGACTACCATCCCGAGGAGAAATACATTGAACTCCACCACCGCCCCGAATCCGACACTCCTCTGAAAAACGCGGAGGGAGGAGAACGTGAAGTCAACCTCCATGCATGGGTTTGTGAGGTACTGGACGACTACCTCCAGATGAACCGCCACAACGTGACCGACGATTATGGACGGAAACCATTGTTCACCACTAAACATGGCCGTCCGGCTCGCTCAGGGCTGAGAATGCACATTACAGCATTGAGTCGCCCCTGTCACCACACAGGGGAATGTCCTCATGACCGTGACCAGATGGAATGCGAAGCGTGGACTGACCGAGAGTACGCCGCCCGATGCCCATCCTCCATCAGCCCGCACGATATACGTCGGTCTTCAATCACAGAGTGGCTGAAGCGGGGACACAGAAAGGAGATTGTTAGCGACAGATGTGACGTTTCACCGAAGGTTCTCGACAAGCACTACGATGTTAGGACGAAGACAGAGAAACGTGAGCTTCGGAGGGATGCATTCGGTATGGATTGA
- a CDS encoding PGF-CTERM sorting domain-containing protein — translation MTGTTRTVLVAAVLALAVSTGVALASPATTTTTTDAQTNETASVSAPDQQFDGENLTIESATLPDGGFAVVYNQSKARIGHTEYLSAGDYQNVTVSLNETVEDPQVLVVALVHNNGSESYNASADKVAYENDRGKEVADVSYVYFQTRGQETTTAETTTESTSEETTTDASSGSIPGFTPITGVVALLGAAFLGLRRS, via the coding sequence ATGACAGGTACGACACGAACGGTCCTCGTTGCGGCAGTGCTGGCGCTCGCGGTGTCCACCGGAGTCGCCCTCGCGAGTCCCGCAACTACGACTACGACGACAGACGCACAGACGAACGAGACGGCGTCGGTTTCTGCTCCCGACCAGCAGTTCGACGGGGAGAACCTGACTATCGAATCCGCGACCCTGCCCGACGGCGGATTCGCAGTCGTCTACAACCAGAGTAAGGCGCGCATCGGCCACACCGAGTACCTCAGTGCGGGCGACTACCAGAACGTCACCGTCTCGCTCAACGAGACGGTCGAAGACCCGCAGGTGTTGGTCGTGGCGCTGGTCCACAACAACGGGAGCGAGAGTTACAACGCTTCTGCTGACAAAGTCGCCTACGAGAACGACCGCGGCAAGGAAGTCGCTGACGTGAGCTACGTCTACTTCCAGACGCGCGGACAGGAGACCACCACTGCGGAGACGACGACCGAATCGACGTCGGAGGAGACGACGACAGACGCCTCTAGCGGTAGCATCCCCGGCTTCACGCCGATTACCGGTGTCGTCGCGCTTCTCGGGGCCGCGTTCCTCGGCCTGCGGCGAAGCTAA
- a CDS encoding zinc ribbon domain-containing protein, giving the protein MNLALRLLVACLVITAPTVLYLGLLRGLEKMRDDALLLALAERDDAPRDVSSAAAEALDKPPIRADGRGPNATDDPVPTVDAFVCSACGESNMSGAKYCRECLGELNR; this is encoded by the coding sequence ATGAACCTCGCCCTCCGACTGCTGGTCGCCTGTTTGGTCATCACCGCGCCCACGGTCCTCTACCTCGGACTACTGCGCGGACTGGAGAAGATGCGCGACGACGCCCTGCTGCTGGCGCTGGCCGAACGCGACGACGCCCCCCGAGACGTGTCGAGCGCGGCCGCCGAGGCGCTCGACAAGCCGCCGATTCGGGCCGACGGACGCGGACCGAACGCGACCGACGACCCCGTGCCGACCGTCGACGCGTTCGTCTGCTCGGCCTGCGGCGAGTCGAACATGTCTGGCGCGAAGTACTGTCGAGAGTGTCTCGGCGAACTGAATCGGTAG
- a CDS encoding mechanosensitive ion channel domain-containing protein, whose translation MATEALAELRAGFVDAVPKVVTALLFFVVAYAAIRLALSFVRSAFGRIYADDLIADLFTAVVGIFLWFGAALALLKILGMGEVAASLGTATGFVALGVSYALSDMIADTVSGVYLLRDADFNPGDRVETAGVTGVVREIDLRKSRMEVEGDVVVLGNRSVEKQWRKKADPASGPADESATDVVHESAANESVK comes from the coding sequence ATGGCTACAGAGGCGCTCGCGGAACTCCGTGCCGGGTTCGTGGACGCGGTTCCGAAGGTCGTCACGGCCCTGTTGTTCTTCGTCGTCGCCTACGCCGCTATCAGACTCGCGCTGTCGTTCGTCAGGTCGGCGTTCGGGCGCATCTACGCCGACGACCTCATCGCCGACCTCTTCACCGCCGTCGTCGGCATCTTTCTCTGGTTCGGCGCGGCGCTCGCGCTCCTGAAGATTCTCGGCATGGGCGAGGTGGCGGCGAGTCTCGGGACCGCCACGGGGTTCGTCGCGCTCGGCGTGAGTTACGCGCTCTCGGACATGATAGCCGACACCGTGTCGGGCGTCTACCTGCTGCGCGACGCCGACTTCAACCCCGGCGACAGGGTAGAGACCGCCGGCGTGACGGGCGTAGTTCGGGAGATAGACCTCCGGAAGTCCCGGATGGAGGTCGAGGGCGACGTGGTCGTTCTCGGCAACCGTTCGGTCGAGAAGCAGTGGCGGAAGAAGGCCGACCCGGCGTCGGGTCCGGCCGACGAGTCGGCGACTGACGTGGTGCACGAATCAGCAGCGAACGAGTCAGTAAAATAG
- the sucC gene encoding ADP-forming succinate--CoA ligase subunit beta, with protein sequence MKLHEYQAKSVFADAGIPTPDATLASSVDEVVEAAEDIGYPVAVKAQVHVGGRGKAGGIKLAEDREEAEQAAEDILGMDLKGYTVERVLVEEAVNFKNELYVGVTMDRGEGKPVAMVSTKGGVNIEEVAEEDPEAIAREHVDPAFGMHPYQARKVVYDAGVPKEVASDVASILTTLFQLWDDSDASDIEINPVMITEDDEVVAADAVMNIDDDALFRQPDLAEMEEETFEDDLERKAGEYGFDYVRLSGNTGIIGNGAGLVMTTLDLVDYYGGEPANFLDIGGGAKAERVANALDMVFSDENVDAVVFNIFGGITRGDEVAKGINDALEQFDEIPKKVVVRLAGTNAEEGREILNDELVTVEETLEDAVQRAVEYAEEVEA encoded by the coding sequence ATGAAACTACACGAGTATCAGGCGAAGAGCGTCTTCGCCGACGCAGGGATTCCGACGCCGGACGCGACGCTGGCGTCGTCCGTGGACGAGGTAGTCGAAGCGGCCGAGGACATCGGGTACCCGGTCGCCGTGAAGGCACAGGTACACGTCGGGGGCCGCGGGAAGGCCGGCGGCATCAAACTCGCGGAGGACCGCGAGGAAGCCGAGCAGGCCGCCGAGGACATCCTCGGGATGGACCTCAAGGGGTACACCGTCGAGCGGGTCCTCGTCGAGGAGGCCGTGAACTTCAAGAACGAACTCTACGTGGGCGTCACGATGGACCGCGGCGAGGGCAAACCGGTCGCCATGGTCTCGACCAAGGGCGGCGTCAACATCGAGGAAGTCGCCGAGGAGGACCCCGAAGCCATCGCTCGGGAACACGTGGACCCGGCATTCGGGATGCACCCCTATCAGGCCCGGAAGGTCGTCTACGACGCGGGCGTCCCGAAGGAGGTCGCCTCCGACGTCGCGTCGATTCTGACCACGCTGTTCCAGTTGTGGGACGACAGCGACGCCAGCGACATCGAAATCAACCCCGTGATGATTACCGAGGACGACGAGGTCGTCGCCGCCGACGCGGTGATGAACATCGACGACGACGCGCTGTTCCGCCAGCCCGACCTCGCCGAGATGGAGGAGGAGACCTTCGAGGACGACCTCGAACGCAAGGCCGGGGAGTACGGCTTCGACTACGTCCGCCTCTCGGGCAACACGGGCATCATCGGCAACGGCGCGGGTCTCGTGATGACGACGCTCGACCTCGTGGACTACTACGGCGGCGAACCCGCCAACTTCCTCGACATCGGGGGCGGCGCGAAGGCCGAGCGAGTGGCCAACGCGCTGGACATGGTGTTCTCCGACGAGAACGTCGATGCCGTCGTGTTCAACATCTTCGGCGGCATCACCCGCGGCGACGAGGTGGCCAAGGGCATCAACGACGCGCTCGAACAGTTCGACGAGATTCCGAAGAAGGTCGTCGTCCGCCTCGCGGGCACCAACGCCGAGGAGGGCCGCGAGATTCTGAACGACGAACTCGTCACGGTCGAGGAGACCCTCGAAGACGCGGTACAGCGTGCGGTCGAGTACGCCGAGGAGGTGGAAGCATGA